A part of Rhopalosiphum maidis isolate BTI-1 chromosome 3, ASM367621v3, whole genome shotgun sequence genomic DNA contains:
- the LOC113559276 gene encoding uncharacterized protein LOC113559276: MNNKILQSFTIVAVMFFIIFMLFMKYIPLYRYVHGDNFNNISVSNGNIKNNTDLSPPIKSPILFLMVNFFYAYAIIIIIICFHGLYKFSVTNEMFSIEKCSRRSRGIENDGIGTSDIVLFPQVTEETELIPENIPLQILPEVPESKVIDNHCSWVGNWNKY; this comes from the exons atgaataataaaatacttcaatCGTTTACAATTGTAGCTGtaatgtttttcattatttttatgctttttatgaaatacattCCATTATACCGATACGTTCAcggtgataattttaataatatttca GTTTCGAacggaaatattaaaaataacaccgATCTGTCTCCACCAATAAAATCACCGATTTTGTTTCTTatggtcaattttttttacgcgtacgccattataataattattatttgttttcacgGCTTGTACAAGTTTTCCGTCACGaatgaaatgttttcaattgaaaaatgttcaagACGATCCCGTGGTATCGAGAACGACGGAATCGGCACTAGTGACATCGTTTTGTTTCCTCAAGTCACAGAGGAAACTGAATTGATTCCTGAGAATATTCCATTGCAAATCTTACCAGAAGTACCAGAATCTAAGGTTATTGATAACCATTGTTCGTGGGTAGGCAAttggaacaaatattaa
- the LOC113556470 gene encoding uncharacterized protein LOC113556470 yields the protein MPSSRKRLLKLLRSMLNTTKHILKPKTFMLWILLFVIVIWTYTYNSLTTFDLMFSEPRTSILDYENSGYLINTTGCRIPEMYLKGPEITKYINQNVQLDCKTTWNYTLPLVTSDLTSLILNMSAWATLNISERDPSFKCYYTPIERSACDNHQDAKEFNDNNVKLGEKIYFVNNITVPDEMVEVVCTLNSNIIYKYYHIFIRPTSSVRKRKDGDVSVLVLGLDAVSRMNFHRQMPKTSAFLSRIGTVEMLGYNKVEDNTFPNVIPVLSGMSIEELKINCWPKYEDFFDNCHFVWDDYKNSNFSTSFVEDSPIIGMFNYLKSGFFKKPTDHYLRPLMLQAEKNIGHEAVGNTIGCIGHQLGMAMMLDYAFKMALSMTNHLYMNLFWTTSLTHDYLEYSKFGDDDLRNFFDVFNKSGELNKTIVVLMSDHGIRWGEFRNTYQGSLEDKLPMLKFIIPEWFQNMYPSAMKNLQKNTLRLTTPFDLHETLLEFIDRKQIDDDSIARRTKTNRNERGTSLFLEIPENKTCETAGIPKNYCACHEKRTELSVDDSNVVEAARVFMLYVNSKLSMYTVCAYLTLYAIHKASVEMGKDNSSVRDYEIQVTTVPGYAKFEATLRQYYGNFKMVGSVSRLNVYGNQSICVNDAKTKLLCYCIHDN from the exons ATGCCATCCTCGAGAAAAAGGTTACTCAAGTTACTCAG ATCAATGTTAAATACGACTAAGcacattttaaaaccaaagACATTCATGCTATGGATTCTATTATTCGTAATAGTAATATGGACTTACACATATAATTCGTTGACCACATTTGATTTGATGTTCAGCGAACCACGTACATCCATCTTAGATTACG AGAATTCtggatatttaattaatacaacagGATGTCGAATCCCAGAGATGTATTTGAAAGGACctgaaataacaaaatatatcaatcaaAACGTACAACTAGATTGCAAAACGACATGGAATTATACTTTGCCATTAGTTACCTCAGACCTAACATCTCTAATATTGAATATGAGTGCGTGGGCTACTTTAAATATCAGTGAGAGAGATCCAAGTTTCAAATGTTATTACACTCCAATAGAAAGATCAGCATGTGACAACCATCAAGATGCTAaagaatttaatgataataatgtgaa actTGGCGAGAAAATATACtttgtaaacaatataacaGTTCCGGACGAAATGGTCGAAGTAGTATGCacgttaaattcaaatataatttacaaatattaccaCATATTCATTCGCCCAACTTCGTCAGTAAGAAAACGAAAAGACGGAGATGTAAGTGTATTAGTTTTGGGTTTGGACGCAGTATCTCGTATGAATTTTCATCGTCAAATGCCAAAAACTAGTGCGTTCCTATCTAGAATCGGCACCGTGGAAATGTTAGGTTACAACAAAGTTGAGGATAACACTTTTCCAAATGTAATTCCCGTACTCAGCGGAATGTCAATAGAagagttgaaaataaactgttGGCCTAAATACGAAGacttttttgataattgtCATTTTGTATGggatgattataaaaattctaattttagcACATCTTTTGTAGAAGATAGTCCTATAATTggaatgtttaattatttaaaatctggattttttaaaaaacccaCAGACCATTATTTAAGACCACTCATGCTACAGGCCGAAAAAAACATAGGACACGAAGCTGTTGGTAACACAATAGGTTGTATTGGCCATCAGTTGGGTATGGCCATGATGCTTGATTATGCTTTTAAAATGGCATTATCTATGACTAATCActtatatatgaatttattttggaCGACGAGCTTAACGCACGATTACTTAGAGTATTCGAAATTTGGCGACGATGATTTAAGGAACTTTTTTGACGTGTTTAACAAATCTGGCGAACTTAACAAAACGATCGTAGTACTAATGAGTGATCACGGAATAAGGTGGGGAGAATTTCGAAATACATACCAGGGGAGTTTGGAAGATAAGCTACCCATGTTGAAATTCATCATACCAGAATGGTTTCAAAACATGTATCCCAGCGCGATGAAAAATTTGCAGAAAAACACACTTCGACTTACAACGCCGTTTGATTTACACGAGACGCTATTAGAGTTCATTGACAGGAAACAGATTGATGACGATTCAATTGCGAGACGAACGAAAACGAATCGAAATGAACGAGGTACGAGTTTGTTTCTCGAGATTCCAGAAAACAAGACCTGTGAAACAGCGGGTATACCTAAAAACTATTGCGCGTGCCACGAAAAGAGGACGGAGTTATCCGTAGACGACTCGAACGTCGTCGAAGCGGCAAGGGTGTTTATGCTGTACGTCAATTCAAAGTTATCGATGTATACAGTTTGCGCGTATCTAACGCTGTACGCGATCCACAAAGCGTCAGTAGAAATGGGAAAAGACAATTCTTCGGTGAGAGATTACGAGATACAAGTAACTACGGTTCCTGGATATGCAAAATTCGAAGCAACATTAAGGCAATATTACggcaattttaaaatggtagGTTCAGTTAGTAGATTAAATGTGTACGGCAATCAGAGTATTTGCGTAAATGACGCTAAAACGAAACTATTGTGTTATTGTATACATGACAATTAA